A genomic region of Papaver somniferum cultivar HN1 chromosome 7, ASM357369v1, whole genome shotgun sequence contains the following coding sequences:
- the LOC113298300 gene encoding transcription factor bHLH111-like → MAQEGSEGSVANSSSTSNFWDLQTNSLSNSWTNVIPTWHPPNNNRNSNSSCEEEISISNSFTNTSNHSGLSDDNSSHHQLVRPPSSNELTGEPTSENHLWSHVLLGAGNNGNLHSNQDVGENFVDALSSSKNLTTQMFEPACDYLKKMDNSWELIPNSATFNNLQKHLNSFNGSLMEHERLSNLSNLVSNWSIALPFPEANRRISTPSTTCHDEILINSNHHPQEYSESHDFSNHSMKRDISNASSSCEVTGGIRGSAGIFPCYGQDADQTSFHGSFKTNSLLQHQMDNTPVLTRENVNNNNKCYYGSSRLEEPWSNSTKNLSDIISFNSFLNKPLMDIQPSKHCSSKASNSSEAKKHAHENTSSAKGSGRGGGNSSGEGKKKRSEDHSATVFKKPKQDNSAVSSSLKVQAPKVKLGDRITALQQIVSPFGKTDTASVLQEAIGYIKFLQEQVQLLSNPYVKPNSNKDPWGLLERKDHANNSKGSVEVKLDLKSRGLCLVPISCTPQVYRENSGSDYWTPTYRGSLYR, encoded by the exons ATGGCACAAGAAGGTTCTGAAGGTTCAGTTGCGAATTCATCCTCAACATCAAACTTTTGGGACCTCCAAACAAATTCTCTCTCAAATTCATGGACTAATGTAATACCAACATGGCACCCACCTAATAATAATCGAAACTCAAACTCTTCATGTGAAGAAGAAATTTCCATTTCAAATTCTTTTACCAACACATCTAATCACTCCGGCTTAAGCGACGATAATTCTTCTCATCATCAACTTGTCAGACCCCCGTCTTCCAATGAACTTACGGGTGAACCAACGTCTGAGAATCATCTATGGAGCCATGTTTTATT AGGTGCTGGAAACAATGGAAATTTGCATAGCAATCAAGATGTTGGAGAAAATTTTGTTGATGCACTATCATCGTCGAAAAACTTAACAACTCAAATGTTTGAACCGGCTTGTGATTACCTGAAAAAAATGGATAATAGTTGGGAATTAATTCCAAACTCAGCAACTTTTAACAATTTACAAAAGCATTTAAATAGTTTTAATGGAAGCTTAATGGAACACGAACGATTAAGTAACTTATCAAATTTGGTCAGTAATTGGTCCATTGCACTTCCTTTTCCTGAAGCTAATCGGAGGATTAGTACCCCATCAACAACATGTCACGATGAGATTCTTATAAATTCAAATCATCACCCTCAAGAATACTCAGAGTCTCACGATTTTTCTAATCACTCTATGAAGCGAGATATATCAAATGCGTCATCATCATGTGAAGTTACTGGAGGAATAAGGGGCTCAGCTGGGATTTTTCCATGTTATGGACAAGACGCGGATCAAACTTCATTTCATGGATCATTTAAAACAAATAGTTTGCTTCAACACCAAATGGATAATACTCCAGTCTTAACTAGAGAGAATGTAAATAATAACAACAAATGTTATTATGGATCATCGAGACTCGAAGAACCATGGTCCAATAGTACGAAGAATTTATCGGATATTATTTCATTTAATAGTTTCTTAAACAAGCCACTGATGGATATTCAGCCTTCCAAACATTGTTCCTCAAAAGCCTCAAATTCATCAGAAGCGAAGAAGCATGCACACGAAAATACTTCTTCG GCTAAAGGAAGTGGGAGAGGAGGTGGAAATTCAAGTGGtgaaggaaagaagaaaagatCTGAAGACCATTCAGCAACGGTATTTAAAAAGCCTAAGCAGGATAATTCTGCAGTTTCATCATCTCTCAAG GTACAAGCTCCAAAAGTCAAGCTCGGAGATAGGATTACTGCACTTCAACAAATTGTATCTCCATTCGGAAAG ACGGATACTGCATCTGTGCTGCAAGAAGCGATTGGCTACATTAAGTTTTTGCAAGAACAAGTTCAG CTACTTAGCAACCCATACGTGAAACCAAACTCGAACAAG GATCCATGGGGATTGTTAGAGAGGAAAGATCATGCTAATAATAGTAAAGGTAGTGTTGAAGTAAAACTTGATCTGAAGAGTAGAGGACTTTGTTTGGTACCAATATCTTGTACTCCCCAAGTTTACAGAGAAAACAGTGGCTCGGACTATTGGACACCTACATATAGAGGAAGTTTGTATAGATGA